From Pyrenophora tritici-repentis strain M4 chromosome 1, whole genome shotgun sequence, the proteins below share one genomic window:
- a CDS encoding D-alanine-poly(phosphoribitol) ligase subunit 1, with translation MHLPEGERTVRFSGVPDEHVKAVQNNGEIHSPEHANSGDETARINKQAAKANEIPIPLPRELSSDAVLDTVLAAWAILVERYQRDVFSQFTWGIKGGGGDSTQCLAAFNLDWRSHKTASGLKTKIQEQRLNNLSLGQGTLFFNDGTLEEWTFETSLTLQDGSLYATSTWQTSNMSRHQAVSQLHYFASILDTLFSDPDRPLVDFHSVSEDELDELWSWNTPLHPELRFCMHEKVSEKAAANPDKIAIEAWDGSLTYRQVEDYSNDLAQTLRLLDDSPNRIIPVLFEKSRWTTVAVLAVMKAGACFALLDPAQPEGRLRAVVQQVNAKLFLSSEAQSTLAARVGPSADIIPVSEKKFDKVYSPWVAAKPATSLPPVSPDQPLYIQFTSGSTGVPKGCIITHSQYTSGAIPRAAAVGYHEHSRVLDFASYAFDVCIDSMLCTLGHGGTLCTPSEERRMNDMSGAMRDMRVTFAGMTPSVARTLEVDILDNLESIALGGEGVSTSDAMSWGQRTRVVNAYGPSEATVGATINDNVAAKSYITMGKRMGCSIWLTEPEDHNRLVPVGAVGELLIEGPIVGNGYLNNPAKTKEVFIEDPDFLVKGSKRYPGRRGRIYKTGDLVRFDPDGNGEPIFVGRQDQQVKLRGQRIELAEIEFNMQKHLPADTQLAVEVIKPGGSGEQTLVAFVVEQKKNGMRHLDGNVFGSFTNNFQAALKAMTTQLLADLPSYMVPSAYIPLWKMPLLVSCKTDRKRLREIGTSVTRQDLRRFNSTMTEKKEATTEMELKLRGLWAKLLGGDDDFSANDNFFSMGGDSLRAMRLVAIAREEGLVLNVPDIMLNPTLSAMATKAKLLSGEQSLDAPPFSMVGQDWDANSARIEGAQLCGVDPAQVEDVYPCTPLQEGLMALSAKFRDAYVAQRVATLPFQRGLQLKKAFDVALRTTPIMRTRIVNVTGRGLYQVVLHDGQLLREHGGSVAEYLKLDRQEPMDLGTALFRYGIVEDPAIDKCHLIITMHHAVYDGWSMPLVYERVNRAFEGLETTRPTEFRHFIKHLTSLDPAEAQNYWRERLQGASPYQFPPLPEKGYVTQANSLLEHYVTVPTSAHSKLTLATIIRGAWALVSSLYMGHPDIVFGETLTGRSAPVPGIEDIEGPMITTVPIRVRLALDRPISEYLQTVHAQTVQQIPHEHLGLQNIRRLSKDARVACDLRTGLVLHPKEEEGWNIVDESHPANNLLPADDSDAAREALKFNTYALMLVCTLDENGFLIMASFDNNCISKAAMEKVLVVLNRIVLAFLGNPESKLGDVAILDPEEERDAEALRPRDVMSDSAIAMPRTPSPERQDAGTSPNQEKLKALLSRILGMPTEDINGSDSFFELGGDSISAMRLVSDARAQGLKLTVAQVFQSKSLAELASLAGNATEEKLVELLSRILGMPKNDIKASESFFEIGGDSIGAMRLVSEARAQGIDITVGQVFGSSSLAELATSAQEMADVSQSTVVSNKPYASLGKEASFYTPDRIGAYLENFEWEIVDVYPARPLQQLAVEGTVDLPRYSLRYELLNFTTPINRSKMEQACQELVARNQVLRTVFIKEDDTTLGVVLASLQVPYAEIAIPEGEDVSNFIQASIDADIQAPKDYGSSFVSFTLFTSLSGTSTLSFRISHAQYDEMCLPILFAQLSALYSDTPVPETLPFTTHVNHVVLDNIPKAVPYWTDLLSGSQMTVLKPTIPLTHRRPTDVYMEFDISSRPSNITIGSLPTAAWAIVLARRLNLRDVVFGEVVSGRNLGAPNADRIFGPTWQYIPFRVPFSSTWTYLDLLNYVQTQHVASAAYESMGFDEIVQNCTDWNKDETKWFDTVVHQAPAWVEELPFGEVEAKFQTLYPHGEPLREWKCQAFVKEGGKRLGIEIVTFEEWRGVAEGVLKEVGEALAALQGEGVGDKIFAEEVAV, from the exons ATGCATCTACCAGAAGGCGAGCGTACGGTGCGATTCAGTGGTGTTCCGGACGAGCATGTGAAGGCGGTTCAGAACAACGGCGAGATCCACAGTCCGGAGCATGCCAACAGTGGCGACGAGACAGCCCGTATCAACAAACAAGCCGCCAAAGCAAATGAGATTCCGATACCGCTTCCCAGGGAGTTGTCGTCGGATGCCGTGCTGGATACAGTTCTGGCTGCCTGGGCAATACTTGTAGAACGCTACCAGCGTGATGTCTTTTCCCAGTTTACGTGGGGAATCAAGGGCGGAGGTGGCGACAGTACTCAGTGTCTGGCCGCTTTCAATCTCGACTGGCGGAGCCACAAGACTGCTTCGGGTCTAAAGACCAAGATTCAAGAGCAGAGACTCAACAACTTGTCGTTGGGACAAGGTACCCTCTTTTTCAACGACGGCACCCTTGAAGAG TGGACCTTTGAGACTTCGCTCACACTCCAGGACGGCTCCTTGTATGCCACATCGACATGGCAGACATCGAACATGTCCCGACACCAAGCCGTGTCGCAGCTGCACTATTTTGCTTCAATTCTTGATACCCTCTTTAGCGACCCTGATCGCCCCCTTGTAGATTTCCATTCCGTTTCCGAAGATGAGCTTGATGAATTGTGGAGCTGGAACACGCCCCTGCATCCAGAACTGAGGTTTTGCATGCATGAGAAAGTCTCCGAGAAGGCTGCGGCGAATCCGGACAAGATTGCCATTGAAGCATGGGATGGGAGTCTGACATATCGTCAAGTGGAAGACTACTCGAACGATTTGGCGCAGACGCTGCGGTTACTGGATGATTCTCCCAACCGAATCATTCCGGTGCTGTTTGAAAAGTCGAGATGGACCACGGTAGCGGTGCTCGCAGTCATGAAGGCAGGTGCATGCTTTGCGCTGCTTGACCCGGCACAACCAGAAGGTCGACTACGCGCCGTCGTGCAACAAGTCAATGCAAAACTCTTCCTCTCCTCCGAAGCGCAGTCTACACTTGCTGCGCGAGTCGGACCATCTGCCGACATCATTCCCGTTTCCGAAAAGAAGTTTGACAAGGTCTACTCCCCCTGGGTAGCCGCAAAGCCTGCGACTTCGCTTCCGCCAGTATCACCAGACCAGCCTCTCTACATTCAATTCACCAGCGGCAGTACTGGTGTTCCCAAAGGATGCATCATTACGCACAGCCAGTACACGTCTGGTGCGATACCACGAGCCGCAGCAGTGGGCTACCACGAGCATTCTCGTGTCCTCGACTTTGCAAGCTATGCCTTTGATGTTTGCATTGATTCGATGCTTTGCACCCTTGGACATGGAGGTACGCTTTGCACGCCTTCTGAAGAGCGACGAATGAATGACATGAGCGGTGCGATGCGCGACATGCGCGTCACCTTTGCCGGTATGACTCCTTCAGTCGCTCGGACCCTGGAAGTGGATATTCTGGACAATCTAGAATCCATCGCGCTCGGTGGTGAAGGCGTTTCCACGAGCGATGCTATGTCGTGGGGTCAACGGACGCGAGTCGTCAATGCCTATGGGCCTTCGGAAGCCACAGTTGGCGCTACTATCAACGACAATGTCGCCGCAAAGTCGTACATCACCATGGGAAAGCGCATGGGATGTTCTATCTGGTTGACTGAGCCTGAAGACCACAACCGTCTCGTACCAGTGGGTGCAGTTGGTGAGCTTCTCATCGAAGGCCCCATTGTTGGCAACGGTTACCTCAACAACCCTGCAAAGACAAAGGAGGTCTTCATCGAGGACCCTGATTTCCTCGTCAAGGGTAGCAAGCGCTATCCTGGCCGACGCGGCCGCATCTACAAGACTGGTGATTTGGTACGCTTCGACCCCGACGGCAACGGCGAGCCCATCTTCGTTGGACGACAGGACCAGCAAGTCAAGCTCCGCGGCCAACGCATCGAGCTGGCTGAGATTGAGTTCAACATGCAGAAGCATCTTCCTGCTGATACTCAGCTTGCAGTCGAAGTCATCAAGCCGGGCGGTAGCGGCGAGCAGACTTTGGTCGCTTTTGTGGTGGAGCAAAAGAAGAATGGCATGCGCCATTTGGACGGCAACGTCTTTGGCAGCTTCACCAACAATTTCCAGGCTGCACTCAAGGCCATGACCACACAGCTTTTGGCCGACCTTCCCAGCTACATGGTACCCAGTGCTTACATCCCGCTTTGGAAGATGCCACTGCTCGTGTCGTGCAAGACCGATCGCAAGCGCCTTCGCGAGATTGGAACTTCTGTAACTCGTCAAGATCTCAGGCGCTTCAACTCGACAATGACTGAGAAGAAGGAGGCGACTACCGAAATGGAGCTCAAGCTCAGGGGTCTCTGGGCAAAACTTCTCGGCGGGGACGACGATTTCAGTGCCAATGACAACTTCTTCAGCATGGGTGGCGATTCACTCCGGGCCATGAGACTAGTCGCTATTGCGAGAGAAGAAGGGTTGGTGCTCAATGTACCCGACATCATGCTTAACCCGACCCTATCGGCTATGGCTACCAAGGCCAAGCTCTTGTCCGGGGAACAGAGTTTGGACGCACCACCCTTCTCCATGGTTGGACAGGATTGGGATGCCAATTCTGCTCGAATCGAAGGAGCTCAACTCTGTGGCGTTGATCCTGCACAAGTCGAGGATGTATATCCTTGCACACCGCTTCAGGAAGGTCTCATGGCTCTCTCGGCCAAGTTCCGGGATGCCTATGTTGCGCAGCGAGTCGCAACACTACCATTCCAGAGGGGTCTACAGCTTAAGAAGGCGTTTGATGTTGCCCTCCGAACAACCCCGATTATGCGAACTCGCATTGTCAACGTGACTGGTCGCGGCTTGTACCAAGTTGTGCTCCACGATGGACAGCTTCTACGAGAGCATGGAGGTAGTGTTGCTGAATATCTGAAGCTTGACCGTCAAGAGCCCATGGATCTTGGCACAGCGCTCTTTCGCTATGGCATAGTGGAGGATCCTGCCATTGACAAGTGCCACCTCATTATCACCATGCATCATGCTGTTTACGATGGATGGTCGATGCCTCTCGTGTATGAGCGCGTCAATCGCGCTTTTGAAGGTCTCGAAACTACAAGACCCACGGAGTTCAGGCACTTCATCAAACACCTCACCAGTCTGGATCCTGCTGAAGCTCAGAACTACTGGAGAGAGCGACTGCAAGGAGCGAGTCCGTACCAATTCCCTCCTTTGCCTGAAAAGGGCTACGTTACCCAGGCAAATTCGCTGCTCGAGCACTACGTCACTGTACCAACTTCTGCACACTCGAAGCTCACTTTGGCAACAATCATCCGTGGTGCCTGGGCTCTTGTATCATCCTTGTACATGGGCCACCCAGATATCGTATTTGGTGAAACACTTACGGGCCGCTCAGCACCAGTGCCCGGCATCGAGGATATTGAGGGGCCAATGATTACCACAGTGCCCATTCGTGTCCGACTTGCTCTTGATCGACCCATTTCCGAGTACCTGCAAACTGTCCATGCGCAGACGGTTCAGCAGATTCCCCACGAGCACTTGGGTCTTCAAAACATTCGCCGGCTGAGTAAAGACGCTCGTGTCGCTTGTGACTTGCGCACCGGTCTCGTCTTGCATCCCAAGGAAGAGGAGGGCTGGAATATAGTCGACGAAAGCCATCCCGCAAACAATTTACTCCCTGCTGACGACTCCGACGCTGCGCGCGAAGCTCTCAAGTTCAACACGTATGCACTCATGTTGGTGTGTACGCTGGATGAGAATGGCTTCTTGATCATGGCCAGCTTTGACAACAATTGCATCAGCAAGGCTGCTATGGAGAAGGTCCTCGTCGTCTTGAACCGCATTGTGCTTGCCTTTTTGGGTAACCCCGAGAGCAAGCTGGGCGATGTCGCCATTCTCGATCCAGAAGAAGAGCGCGACGCTGAAGCACTGAGGCCAAGGGATGTCATGAGTGATAGCGCCATTGCCATGCCACGGACTCCCAGTCCCGAACGTCAAGACGCTGGCACTTCACCAAACCAAGAAAAGCTTAAAGCTCTCTTGAGCCGTATCCTGGGTATGCCAACTGAAGACATCAATGGCAGCGACAGCTTCTTTGAACTCGGTGGCGATTCCATCAGCGCCATGCGTCTAGTCTCTGATGCTCGCGCCCAAGGCCTGAAGCTCACGGTTGCCCAAGTCTTCCAGAGCAAGTCTTTAGCCGAACTCGCATCATTGGCAGGCAATGCCACAGAGGAAAAACTTGTAGAGCTTTTGAGTCGCATTCTCGGCATGCCCAAGAATGATATCAAGGCCAGTGAAAGCTTCTTTGAGATTGGCGGTGACTCGATTGGAGCTATGCGGCTTGTTTCGGAAGCGCGCGCACAAGGCATCGACATTACAGTTGGTCAGGTCTTTGGAAGCTCGTCACTTGCTGAGCTGGCCACGTCTGCTCAGGAGATGGCGGATGTGTCGCAATCAACGGTCGTCTCCAACAAGCCGTATGCTTCGCTAGGCAAGGAAGCGTCGTTCTACACGCCCGACCGCATCGGAGCCTACTTGGAAAACTTCGAGTGGGAAATTGTAGACGTATATCCCGCAAGGCCGCTGCAGCAGCTCGCTGTCGAGGGCACTGTCGATCTGCCACGCTACTCGCTGCGTTACGAACTCCTCAACTTCACTACGCCGATCAATCGCTCAAAGATGGAGCAAGCATGTCAAGAACTCGTTGCACGCAACCAAGTTTTGCGTACTGTCTTTATCAAGGAGGATGATACGACTCTGGGTGTCGTGCTCGCCTCTCTGCAAGTTCCTTACGCCGAGATTGCTATCCCAGAAGGTGAAGATGTGTCCAACTTCATCCAAGCCAGCATCGACGCCGATATTCAAGCGCCCAAGGACTATGGCTCATCGTTTGTATCCTTCACCCTCTTCACCAGCCTCTCCGGTACCTCCACCCTCTCGTTCCGCATCTCGCATGCCCAATACGACGAGATGTGTCTCCCAATTCTTTTTGCTCAACTCTCAGCCCTCTACTCCGACACCCCAGTCCCAGAAACCCTCCCCTTTACCACGCACGTAAACCACGTGGTGCTCGATAATATCCCCAAAGCAGTCCCCTACTGGACGGACCTGCTCTCTGGCTCTCAAATGACCGTCCTCAAACCCACCATCCCACTGACTCACCGCCGCCCGACTGACGTCTACATGGAATTCGACATTTCTTCTCGCCCATCCAACATCACCATCGGCTCTCTCCCCACCGCCGCCTGGGCCATCGTCCTCGCACGCCGCCTCAACCTACGCGACGTCGTCTTCGGCGAAGTAGTATCCGGCCGCAATCTAGGCGCCCCCAACGCCGACCGCATCTTCGGTCCAACATGGCAATACATACCCTTCCGCGTGCCCTTCAGCTCTACGTGGACGTATCTCGACCTCCTCAACTACGTGCAGACACAGCACGTCGCTTCTGCAGCCTACGAGTCCATGGGCTTCGACGAGATCGTACAGAACTGCACGGATTGGAACAAGGACGAGACCAAGTGGTTTGATACCGTGGTGCATCAGGCGCCGGCCTGGGTCGAGGAGTTACCGTTTGGTGAAGTCGAGGCCAAGTTCCAGACGCTGTATCCGCATGGGGAGCCGCTGCGCGAGTGGAAGTGTCAGGCTTTTGTGAAAGAGGGAGGTAAGAGGCTGGGTATTGAGATTGTAACGTTTGAGGAGTGGAGGGGTGTTGCGGAGGGGGTGTTGAAGGAGGTTGGAGAGGCTTTGGCAGCGTTGCAGGGGGAGGGTGTTGGGGACAAGATATTTGCTGAGGAGGTTGCTGTGTAG
- a CDS encoding acetyltransferase codes for MGFIVLPALIPDISAVYDVYFAAFKDKAITRALFPSATVADLVDAKSEFRQGHTAHTLEWWKTSLTQYTYKCVDTETNRVIGMSLFDVYVTPSDWKKGEISWLEGKERERAESFVMPLWNMREKLWLNERYVYCHVMAVHPDFQKRGIGELMFKFGTAIAQQAKLPLYIESSADGRRLYEKMGCNKLKVKESLVDDGQEAPLFVWMPEGASLPKAVKLA; via the exons ATGGGTTTCATAGTGCTCCCTGCATTGATCCCCGACATTAGTGCCGTGTACGACGTCTACTTTGCAGCCTTCAAAGACAAAGCAATCACGCGGGCCCTCTTCCCATCGGCTACAGTAGCCGACTTGGTCGATGCAAAGTCAGAGTTTCG CCAGGGCCATACAGCTCACACTCTCGAGTGGTGGAAAACTAGCCTGACGCAATATACCTACAAATGTGTCGATACCGAAACCAATCGGGTTATCGGCATGTCGCTCTTTGATGTCTATGTAACACCAAGTGACTGGAAAAAGGGCGAGATTTCGTGGCTGGAAGGGAAGGAACGTGAGCGAGCCGAGAGTTTCGTTATGCCGCTTTGGAATATGAGAGAGAAACTGTGGCTTAACGAGCGCTACGTGTATTGTCACGTCATGGCGGTGCATCCAGACTTTCAAAAGAGAGGTATTGGTGAGCTCATGTTTAAGTTTGGCACAGCAATTGCACAGCAAGCTAAGCTGCCATTGTACATTGAGAGCTCAGCGGACGGAAGAAGATTGTATGAAAAGATGGGATGCAACAAACTGAAAGTAAAGGAAAGCTTAGTAGATGATGGTCAAGAAGCTCCGCTATTCGTATGGATGCCAGAAGGAGCAAGTCTACCCAAGGCTGTAAAATTGGCATGA